From Oncorhynchus mykiss isolate Arlee chromosome 6, USDA_OmykA_1.1, whole genome shotgun sequence, the proteins below share one genomic window:
- the LOC100136691 gene encoding cyclin B2 codes for MSSLEVRAALRNADNPALMGKANVAGARRAVLGELSNFPNASKAVPSKKTVAAKASTKQSMNQKDQPAAVRTKRSPVPQPEESANVSMKEEELCQAFSVALLAVEDIDEGDSDMPQLCSEYIKDIYGYLQCLETQQSVRPKYMNGYEINGRMRALLIDWLIQVHSRFQLLQETLYLTVAILDRFLQVQTIGRKNLQLVGVTAMLLASKYEEMYSPEIGDFVYITDNAFTKAHIREMEQLILQSLNFELGRPLPLHFLRRASKAGNADVEKHTLAKYLMELTLLDYDMVHYHPSEIAAAALCLSQLLLDELNWTPTQEHYSTYNENHLKPIMQHIAKNVVSVNEGRTKLQAVKNKYASSRLMRISLIPQLKSAVVNDMAAALLPEHKP; via the exons ATGTCGTCATTGGAAGTTCGTGCTGCG TTAAGGAACGCAGACAACCCAGCACTAATGGGAAAAGCAAACGTAGCTGGAGCAAGAAGGGCTGTGCTTGGAGAGCTGTCCAACTTTCCCAATGCCAGCAAAGCGGTGCCGTCCAAG AAGACTGTTGCTGCTAAGGCTTCAACCAAACAATCTATGAACCAAAAAGACCAGCCAGCAGCTGTTCGGACTAAACGTTCCCCAGTTCCTCAGCCTGAAGAGTCTGCTAACGTGTCCATGAAAGAAGAGGAATTGTGTCAGGCGTTCTCAGTAGCTCTACTTGCTGTAGAAGACATTGATGAAGGGGATTCAGACATGCCACAACTGTGCTCTGAATATATAAAGGATATCTATGGATATTTGCAGTGCCTTGAG ACCCAGCAGTCTGTCCGGCCCAAGTACATGAATGGCTATGAGATCAATGGACGAATGCGCGCTCTcctgattgactggctgattcAGGTGCATTCCAGGTTCCAGCTACTGCAGGAGACTCTGTATTTGACTGTGGCCATCCTGGATCGCTTTCTTCAG GTGCAAACTATCGGCCGCAAGAATCTCCAGCTGGTTGGCGTGACTGCCATGTTGTTGGCATCCAAGTATGAAGAGATGTATTCCCCGGAGATTGGCGATTTCGTTTACATCACAGACAATGCGTTCACCAAGGCCCATATTCGGGAGATGGAACAGCTGATTCTGCAGAGTCTGAACTTCGAGCTTGGACGGCCTCTACCCCTACACTTCCTCAGGAGAGCCTCCAAGGCTGGCAAT GCTGATGTTGAGAAGCACACACTAGCCAAATACCTCATGGAACTGACCCTCCTTGACTATGACATGGTGCACTACCATCCTTCTGAGATTGCTGCTGCAGCCTTGTGCCTCTCCCAGCTGCTGCTTGATGAGCTCAACTGG ACTCCAACGCAGGAGCATTACTCTACCTATAATGAGAACCACCTCAAGCCAATCATGCAGCACATTGCCAAAAATGTTGTCTCTGTCAATGAAGGGCGAACAAAGCTTCAG GCTGTCAAGAACAAGTATGCAAGCAGCAGGCTAATGAGGATCAGCCTCATCCCTCAGCTGAAGTCTGCTGTTGTAAATGACATGGCTGCTGCTCTGCTCCCAGAACATAAACCCTGA
- the LOC100136691 gene encoding cyclin B2 isoform X1, producing the protein MSSLEVRAALRNADNPALMGKANVAGARRAVLGELSNFPNASKAVPSKTVAAKASTKQSMNQKDQPAAVRTKRSPVPQPEESANVSMKEEELCQAFSVALLAVEDIDEGDSDMPQLCSEYIKDIYGYLQCLETQQSVRPKYMNGYEINGRMRALLIDWLIQVHSRFQLLQETLYLTVAILDRFLQVQTIGRKNLQLVGVTAMLLASKYEEMYSPEIGDFVYITDNAFTKAHIREMEQLILQSLNFELGRPLPLHFLRRASKAGNADVEKHTLAKYLMELTLLDYDMVHYHPSEIAAAALCLSQLLLDELNWTPTQEHYSTYNENHLKPIMQHIAKNVVSVNEGRTKLQAVKNKYASSRLMRISLIPQLKSAVVNDMAAALLPEHKP; encoded by the exons ATGTCGTCATTGGAAGTTCGTGCTGCG TTAAGGAACGCAGACAACCCAGCACTAATGGGAAAAGCAAACGTAGCTGGAGCAAGAAGGGCTGTGCTTGGAGAGCTGTCCAACTTTCCCAATGCCAGCAAAGCGGTGCCGTCCAAG ACTGTTGCTGCTAAGGCTTCAACCAAACAATCTATGAACCAAAAAGACCAGCCAGCAGCTGTTCGGACTAAACGTTCCCCAGTTCCTCAGCCTGAAGAGTCTGCTAACGTGTCCATGAAAGAAGAGGAATTGTGTCAGGCGTTCTCAGTAGCTCTACTTGCTGTAGAAGACATTGATGAAGGGGATTCAGACATGCCACAACTGTGCTCTGAATATATAAAGGATATCTATGGATATTTGCAGTGCCTTGAG ACCCAGCAGTCTGTCCGGCCCAAGTACATGAATGGCTATGAGATCAATGGACGAATGCGCGCTCTcctgattgactggctgattcAGGTGCATTCCAGGTTCCAGCTACTGCAGGAGACTCTGTATTTGACTGTGGCCATCCTGGATCGCTTTCTTCAG GTGCAAACTATCGGCCGCAAGAATCTCCAGCTGGTTGGCGTGACTGCCATGTTGTTGGCATCCAAGTATGAAGAGATGTATTCCCCGGAGATTGGCGATTTCGTTTACATCACAGACAATGCGTTCACCAAGGCCCATATTCGGGAGATGGAACAGCTGATTCTGCAGAGTCTGAACTTCGAGCTTGGACGGCCTCTACCCCTACACTTCCTCAGGAGAGCCTCCAAGGCTGGCAAT GCTGATGTTGAGAAGCACACACTAGCCAAATACCTCATGGAACTGACCCTCCTTGACTATGACATGGTGCACTACCATCCTTCTGAGATTGCTGCTGCAGCCTTGTGCCTCTCCCAGCTGCTGCTTGATGAGCTCAACTGG ACTCCAACGCAGGAGCATTACTCTACCTATAATGAGAACCACCTCAAGCCAATCATGCAGCACATTGCCAAAAATGTTGTCTCTGTCAATGAAGGGCGAACAAAGCTTCAG GCTGTCAAGAACAAGTATGCAAGCAGCAGGCTAATGAGGATCAGCCTCATCCCTCAGCTGAAGTCTGCTGTTGTAAATGACATGGCTGCTGCTCTGCTCCCAGAACATAAACCCTGA